One window from the genome of Cucumis melo cultivar AY chromosome 10, USDA_Cmelo_AY_1.0, whole genome shotgun sequence encodes:
- the LOC103488748 gene encoding low temperature-induced protein lt101.2, which yields MGSETFVEIILAILLPPLGVFLRYGCGVEFWICLLLTILGYIPGIIYAIYVIVG from the exons atggGTTCAGAAACTTTTGTAGAAATCATATTAGCAATTCTCCTTCCACCTCTTGGAGTTTTCCTTCGCTATGGCTGTGGG GTGGAGTTTTGGATTTGTTTGTTGCTGACCATTTTGGGATATATACCTGGAATTATATATGCAATTTATGTTATTGTCGggtaa